Part of the Dermatophilus congolensis genome is shown below.
TCTGTAGGCGGTAGTGGCCAGGTGTGGGGGAGGTTTTCGGCGTGGAGGTTCTCCAGAACGTCAGCGCCAGCCGGTGCCAGGAACCAGCGAGATAGGGGTGTTGCTGTGGCGGCGAGTTGGATCAGGTTCTCAAAGGCAGGTGGGGCGGGCAGCTGCCTTGTGGGGGTGGTTGAGCCGAGCGTTGGCCAGGGTAGCGGTGTCGGGGTGTTCATATCCCGACCCGGAACATCGAGGTGTAGAACTGCGATCGGGCGATGAACTCGGCAACGAATACGAGGACGAACGCGACAGTCATGACCACTGCGACCTGCTCAGCGTGCCCCCATTGGAGCTGTGCTTTCGTCGAGGTGAGAGTGTCTCCTCCTGATGAATAGGTTCCTGTGTTGGGGTCTGCTAGGCGGAAAAGGAACAGTCCGAGCAGCCCTGCCCCTAGCACAGTCATCGTGAATCGGATGATGGCTGCTGCTCCGGTGTAGGCCTGTGCGCTGTTTAGAGCGATCTGTTTGGGCTCAACTGTCAATAGGTGCGTGAAGATGAGCACGTACCAAGCGATTTGCAGAACGAGTAGCACGATCCCGGCGACAGCGATGCCGCGCAGGCAGCTGAGAATGAGGCGAGTGCCCGCTTCGGAAGCGGCTTTGCCGCCGAGGCGTTCAACGATTGACAGGTGGGCCCGCTTGCGGGAAATCTCTTCCAGGCGAGTCATCATGGGGCTGCTATACATTCCGCGGCGACGCAGCATCGTGACCGTGACGAATGCGGTACCGATAGCGAAGGCACCCAACAGCAGTGTTGTTGTAGCGAATTGAGCGAACGTCAGCCATGTGGCCCATACGGGAACCGTGGGCAGAGAGATGTAAACCATGCTCATCGAGATGATGAGCAGCACTCCACAAGCCGCGGCAACGAATGCGAGCGTCTGCCGTAATGCGGCTGATCCGATTCGGAAAAGTTGGCAGGCTGTGTAGAGGAACCCGGTGCTGGCGAATAGCATGCCCGAGACGATTTCTCGGCTCAGCCACGATGTTTCTAGGTGTCGGAAGACGTTGAAGACGTGGAATACGTCGTTCATGTGGAACGTGGAGGCTCCTAGCCCAAGGAGCAGGGCTGCTCCGACAGCTAGTACGGCTGGGTCGCTGATTTCTTCGACTGCGTGGGTGTCGTAGCCGCGTAGCCGGGCAGCGGTGTTGATCACGCCGAGCACAATGAACGCGCCCACGGACATCTGTGCCAGGACGGTGAACGCGATCATGGGCAGTTCGTGCATGTTCATCGGTTCAGATCTCCTCGAGGTTGGCTATCTCACCGGTTCCGGCGTTCCATTCCTGCGCGTTCTTGTGAGGTTTGACCACGAGGTTGGGGCGGGTGGTCGAGGGGTCGGGCAGGGGTGCGGTGGCCATGCCTGGCCCGAATTTCTTTTTCAGTTCGCTGATTTCTCCCCATGCCAGTGCTCGGGATGGGCAGGCTGCCACGCAGGCGGGGTCTTTGCCGGCTTGGCGGTAGTCGTAGCAACCGTCGCATTTGCTCATGTGGCCACTTTCGGCGTTGAACTGGGGTGCCGAGTAGGGGCAGGCCCATTCGCAGTATCGGCAGCCGACGCATTTGCTCCCGTCGACGTAGACGGTGCCGTCCTCGCGCACTGTCATGGCAGTGGTTGGGCAGACTTCAACGCAGATGGGGTCGGCGCAGTGGTTGCACGAGATTGAGGTGTAGTAGGAGAACACGTTAGGGGTCAGGGTCTCACCCTGTCGGGACCAGCTTCCTCCGGTGTATTCCACAACTCGTCGCCATTTCACGCCTATGGGCAGGCTGTGTTTGTCTTTACAGGCGATTTGGCACGCCTTGCAGCCGTTGCAGGCGCTCTGGTCGAACGCGAATCCCTGCATGAGAGGCCTCTTTTTCTTTCAGTGCTGCGGTTTTAGACGGGGGCGCCGTAGCGCGGTGATGGTGCACCGGCTTGTGTGGGAGCATCGGTGGCTTTAGCGACTTGGGCTAGCACTGTGTGCTGGGCGTTACCTTTGGCGTAGGGGGTGCGGTGCATGCTGGTCAGGATATTGACGGCGCCGCCGTGGTCGGTTCCCTCTGGTCCGCGTTCTAGCCAGGCGCCTTGGGGGACGCTGAGGACGCCGGGCATGATCCGTGGGGTCACCATGACGCGGAGAGTGATTTTTCCGCGGTCGTTCCACACTGCGATGCGGTCATCGGTTTTGATGCCTCGCTCGGCTGCGTCCAGCGGGTTCATCCACGCTTTTTGGGGGTGGGCTTCGCGGTTGTTGGCGAGGTTTCCGTAGGTGGAGTG
Proteins encoded:
- a CDS encoding DMSO/selenate family reductase complex B subunit, giving the protein MQGFAFDQSACNGCKACQIACKDKHSLPIGVKWRRVVEYTGGSWSRQGETLTPNVFSYYTSISCNHCADPICVEVCPTTAMTVREDGTVYVDGSKCVGCRYCEWACPYSAPQFNAESGHMSKCDGCYDYRQAGKDPACVAACPSRALAWGEISELKKKFGPGMATAPLPDPSTTRPNLVVKPHKNAQEWNAGTGEIANLEEI
- a CDS encoding dimethyl sulfoxide reductase anchor subunit family protein; this translates as MNMHELPMIAFTVLAQMSVGAFIVLGVINTAARLRGYDTHAVEEISDPAVLAVGAALLLGLGASTFHMNDVFHVFNVFRHLETSWLSREIVSGMLFASTGFLYTACQLFRIGSAALRQTLAFVAAACGVLLIISMSMVYISLPTVPVWATWLTFAQFATTTLLLGAFAIGTAFVTVTMLRRRGMYSSPMMTRLEEISRKRAHLSIVERLGGKAASEAGTRLILSCLRGIAVAGIVLLVLQIAWYVLIFTHLLTVEPKQIALNSAQAYTGAAAIIRFTMTVLGAGLLGLFLFRLADPNTGTYSSGGDTLTSTKAQLQWGHAEQVAVVMTVAFVLVFVAEFIARSQFYTSMFRVGI